GTGGAAATTAGCATATTTGAACGAGTAGTCAAGTTAATTAGAGCATTGAGTCTCTATCttaatccaagtttgaatatggtttttttttttttatcaatttagattagattagattagTATACCACTTCTCTTAAAAACTAATGACATGTTACTTACAGgaatgaaatgaatgaaaatcATTTTGGATTTTTGAGTTTCATGTGCTTACTATTTCatatagaataaaaaaaattatttcataaTCCAATACTAAAAAAGTAGAAAACACTCCTTGTTTCTTCAAATCCTAAATTTCCAATTCTTGACTTCTCTCATTCCTAATAAGTAAATATTGTCATatcactattctaaaaatccctgcctagcgccgcctagtcccggcctaggcgctaggcggttAGTCACCGCCTCGATTAATgcttaggcgtttgaaaatttagAAATGGTGAGGTGCCCGCCTAGACTGCCTAGGCACCCACCTAGCCCGCCTTGAAACACCTAGGTTGCGACTCatttagatagaaaatagataactttcatattgcattatttttttttaataaattgtaagagagttgttgaatacttaaatgaatacacattatatgcttattccctatgttttcattatgtttcaatatTTCATactatatatgtcattctattttgtaatttatgatgtaattatatatattttaagtataaacagacacttatttataggAATATATAATAGATTTATTTAAATCCGTCTAGTCTGCCTAAGCGCCCACCGAGTTGCTAGACCCCAACTCACCGCTTGACTAGCACCTAACGTATTTTAGAACCAAGTTCATTTGTAATGGACGGTGCTTATTGAAGATAAGAGAGTTAGAAAAGTGGGTCTAAAAGAAGGTTATGAAATTGAGCTCATGAGTGGATGTCATCAAATGAAATGAAACCTCTCGGCCCATGGTTCATGTAATCAAAGACGGTCAAAGATGATTCCACGGTAATTAAGGGATGCAGAAATGTTTCTGAGTCTTTCTAACACACATAATTTCACCACCAATTGATCCctcttttcaattaaaaaaaaaacaaaaaaaaactgagcCTAAAACATTACGACAGTGACCTCCCTTCCCTCGTACCAATTGTAAGAATTCCAAGGAGTTTACAAATGCACCTACCATTTGACTAAAACTAACTGCACATTCATCAATCTTATGTTGAAAATTAGATCTTGGATGTAACTTTCACATTTAGTCAATACATACTTTATTATCGTAAGGGGAGTAAGTTTTATTCCAGCAGCTGTAGAAAGTTTGCAACAATACAAGTTACATAGATGATGTGTATGTATTTATCAACAATTGGGTAATTGTGTCTAGTCTCAAATTTGAATAAGTAATTGAGTTAAAATCGTTTGACTATCATACCATCACTGATATTAAATATAGTTATAATTCGAGTAATTGTATAATTGTAACTGTCATGCAATTATTTAGAGCTGACAGTTCAACAAAATAGAGTaaaaaatttttaaattaaaattttcccttaTGTGTTTTATTATATCCAGCTTCCTACCATATAACGAGGATGTTGAAACAATGTCCTTTTTAGCCAAATTATTTAGTATTACAGTCTAatgatatttcttttcacttctaaataagaggtattaagttcaattctcgtcaaatgcgaagttaaaccacattattatgttAAGTCCATTACAAGATTTAGCCCACTTTCCCACCCGTTTTAGTGTAAatactatcgtttgttaaaaataaaaataaaaaagtttagaTTCCAACGATGCCATTacatgcaaattttttttttccttttttcttcatttccaaaattGCAAATCCTTTTTATTTCTATATTGTGATAAAATTGTCGATACCAAGCACTTTCCACGCATGCCACCGCAACCTAATTTTTACTCTGAAATGTACAGTGTGGATTCCTACTTCCCACTCCCCGGGGATTAAAAACTAGAAAGGTTAAGACCAAGTACTAGATTGTCAGCCACAGACATCTTTCTCCTCTCAAGGATGATCCACTGTTTTTTTTTACCCAAATTTACCACACCAACCCCACGCCACCAAATACAGTTGGCCCCACCAAAATGTAAATCTGGCAATTAATCACaaatttggaattggaatatTCAACCAAATTTCCGTTACCACAAATGTTCCATCATTGTTCATTTGCTTAGACCTAAGTGTGTTGGAAAAGTGTTGGAAAAATGTTGGGTGCAACTGTGTTACacataaaagttaaaaaaacgataaatacagaaaaatatatTACATGATGATACTTAAATTTCGAGATTTTATTGTTAGACTGACGATCTAATCCTAATCTTagattaattttcaaattttatcttATTGTGTGTGGGGTGATAAAGGAAGATAAGCCTAATGTGATAGAGAATCTGCCAACAAATTACAGAAAGATTCCCAGATTTTCAACTCCAAATCCAGCAGATATTCATCAAAAACTCCATTGGTTGGTGGGTGTTTTTTCTCCCTCGCCTCTCCTCCCTCAATACTATTGGAGAAACCCATTCATTCAGATCCATTGAAAATCAATCTCCTTTCCTCCAATCCCTTCCATACGTTGATGATTTTATGAACCATATTACCCTCCAAAATAATCCTGTCCTTTTCTCCGTAGGTGCCCAGTCACCCACCAcccaccacccaccaccaccaccaccagatCTTGAAACTCATCACATTTTTTCcataaattaattatattaaatattcatatatttatatatagacAAAAGCCGCCACTGATTTCACTTGTCAAAAACAAACCCACATCCACCAACTTGTTCTCTCACTCCCTCCAATAATAacagagaaagagaaaaagcaACAACCTTTGGAGgaaaaattcatatttttacaAGTTATCTCACCAACCCAGTCTGCATTTCTATTTTctgctttctgggtttttttcaaACCAGTCGTTTTCAGCTTCCATGGAGCGCGCGAGGCGGCTGGCGAACCGGGCTTTCGTGAAGCGCTTGGTCTCGGAGGCGAAGCAGTTCCGCCAGAACGAGAGCTCTGTTCTGGGCTCCTCCACCTCCCCTGTTCTCTACGCGCCGTCGAGGTACGTCTCCTCACTCTCCCCATGCTCCTTGACGCGCTCGTGTCCCAGATCAGACTCGCTTCTCTCGAGAAACGTGTCCCACAATGCCGGGTTCCAAACACGGTCGATTTCCGTGGACGCATTGAAAAACAGCGACACTTTTCCCCGCCGCCATAACTCCGCCACGCCGGAGGAGCAGACCAAAATGGCGGAGTTATGCGGGTTCGATGCCCTTGATTCGCTGATCGACGCCACCGTGCCCAAATCGATTCGACTCGAATCGATGAAGTTTCAGAAATTCGATGAGGGGTTGACAGAGAGCCAGATGATTGAACACATGAAGAAGTTGGCCTCCAAAAACAAGATTTTCAAGAGTTTTATCGGGATGGGATATTACAACACTTATGTCCCACCTGTAATTTTGAGGAATATTATGGAAAATCCAGCTTGGTACACTCAGTACACTCCTTACCAGGCTGAGATTTCCCAGGGGAGGTTGGAATCTCTGCTCAATTTCCAAACTTTGATCACTGACCTCACCGGCCTTCCCATGTCGAATGCATCACTGCTGGACGAGGGGACCGCGGCCGCGGAGGCAATGGCGATGTGTAACAACATCCAAAAGGGAAAGAAGAAGACTTTTGTCATTGCCAACAACTGCCACCCCCAGACCATTGATATTTGCAAGACTAGAGCTGATGGTTTCGATCTTAAGGTTGTTACCGCCGATCTAAAGGATGTTGATTACAGTTCGGGTGATGTTTGTGGTGTGCTTGTTCAGTATCCGGGGACTGAGGGCGAGGTTTTGGACTATGGGGAGTTTATTAAGAATGCTCATGCCAATGGGGTTAAGGTTGTGATGGCATCTGATCTGTTGGCGTTGACAGTGTTGAAGCCGCCTGGTGAGTTTGGGGCGGATATTGTTGTTGGTTCTGCGCAGAGGTTTGGTGTTCCGATGGGGTATGGAGGTCCTCATGCGGCTTTCCTCGCCACCTCACAAGAGTACAAGAGGATGATGCCAGGGAGAATTATCGGTGTTAGTGTTGACTCCTCAGGGAAGCCTGCGTTGCGTATGGCGATGCAGACAAGGGAGCAGCATATCCGGAGGGACAAGGCTACCAGCAACATTTGCACTGCTCAGGTTGGATGCTATTCTTCATTTGATCTGTCTTATGATTTCCTTTCTAGGGTGAACTGTTGAAAGTTTGAAATTTCGATCCAATGATAGTAGCatttatttcaatttgattGACTGTGGCTTTGTTTGATTGGGTGTATTGTTTGTTTTATAGGCATTACTTGCAAACATGGCTGCTATGTATGCTGTATATCATGGACCCGAAGGCCTTAAAACCATTTCCCAAAGGGTTCATGGTCTTGCTGGGGCATTTGCAGTTGGATTGAAGAAGCTTGGAACAGTGGAAGTTCAGAGCCTTCCCTTCTTCGACACTGTGAAGGTTAAGGTTGCTGACGCACATGCAATTTCTGATGCTGCAAACAAGCTTGGATTAAATTTGAGAGTAGTAGACTCGAGCACtgtaagttttttttatgtCCTCTTGCATCAGTTATTTGACTAAATGTTCTCTGAGGACGGAAAATGGAGTGCTTTTACTTCACGAGGTTACTGAATGTTAACTCCTTTTCAGATCACTGTTTCGTTTGACGAAACAACTACCTTGGAGGATGTTGACAAGCTTTTCAAAGCTTTTGCTTTGGGCAAGCCTGTAAGTTTTTCATATCTTTACCATAAAGTTGATAATTTCAATTTATTATAAAGTGCATCCATTTATTAAGAGCTTTGTTTAATTTTCAGGTGCCTTTCACTGCTGCATCTCTTGCGCCAGAAGTTCAGCCTGCAATTCCTTCTGGGTTAACAAGGGAGAGCACATTTCTTACCCATCCGATCTTCAACTCGTATGCCTCTTTCCAAATGATTTGAACTCTCACAGCCTATATTTGAAAACTAGACTGAGTTTTTTCATTTACTGTCTATCTATTAGGTATCATACCGAGCATGAGTTGCTACGATACATTCATAAGTTGCAATCGAAAGATCTGTCTCTATGCCACAGTATGATTCCCTTGGGATCCTGTACCATGAAATTGAATGCAACAACTGAAATGATGCCAGTGACATGGCCTAGTTTCACCGATATTCACCCTTTTGCTCCTACAGAACAGACTGAGGGTTATCAGGTAACTCAAAACGTTAACGTACAAATGAACTTAAAACAGTTACTTTTGTTCCCCTAAATTTCTTTTTGCTACATTACATTCCTTCATGCAAATAGAAATCTGATACTATATGttgtaaaataataatttcaGGAAATGTTCAGAGATTTGGGTGACCTATTATGTACCATCACTGGGTTTGATTCTTTCTCTTTGCAACCCAATGCCGGAGCTGCTGGAGAGTATGCTGGGCTGATGGTTATTCGGGCATATCATTTCGTAAGGAATCCTGagttttgcttttttgttttccCTCTTTTTAACATGTGTTAGCAAGCGCTTTGCTGTTGAGCTTAAACAAACACTTTACCTTGAGGTCTTGGCCTAAAGATTTTATTCTTGCTACTAATCACGCTGAACCATCCCACTGTAGGCAAGAGGCGATCACCACCGCAATGTGTGTATTATTCCTGTTTCGGCACATGGTACCAATCCTGCTAGTGCTGCAATGTGTGGAATgaagattgtaactattggaACTGATGCCAAGGGAAACATCAATATTCAAGAGCTAAAGAAGGCTGCTGAAGCAAACAAGGATAACCTATCAGCTCTTATGGTAAGCATCCTATGTCGGAAGAGATATCATTTGAAAAGATCAGATACGGATTTGTGTCATTTGAAAAAGATTGGATAATAATTTGACCATATTTCAAATTGCAGGTGACATATCCTTCAACTCATGGAGTGTATGAAGAAGGTATTGACGAGATATGCAAGATAATTCATGACAACGGAGGTCAAGTATACATGGACGGGGCTAACATGAATGCGCAGGTCTGTTTCTCCTTCTATCCATGCTTGATAGTTATGTACTTATAATTAACATTCAAATAGTTTCTTCCAtgcaaacttttttcttttgttggcgCGTGTTCCATCTGACGAAGCTTTTTGTTCTTGCAGGTTGGTCTGACAAGCCCAGGTTGGATTGGAGCTGACGTTTGCCATCTCAATCTTCACAAAACATTTTGCATTCCACACGGAGGTGGTGGCCCTGGCATGGGTCCTATTGGTGTGAAGAAGCACTTGGCACCCTTCTTACCATCCCATCCTGTGGTAACTACTCATTACATCGAAGCTTTCATGCAATTCTGCAAACTCAAGAAATAATTGATTAAGCTTTTCCATGAGAACAAAGTAATTCTGGTTTCAAAATTTTGGATTCCTTACATGCTGGATGTCTTAAGTTTTGTGCCATTGTACTGAAGGTATCTACCGGTGGCCTTCCTGCCCCCGACAAGTCTCAGCCACTTGGAACCATCTCTGCTGCACCTTGGGGCTCTGCACTTATTTTGCCAATCTCTTATACTTACATAGCCATGATGGGGTCCAAGGGACTCACCGATGCATCAAAGATAGCAATTCTGAATGCAAACTACATGGCCAAACGCTTGGAGGTTCCACTTAGCTCCTTCActcttgttttgctttacaATTTGAGGTTACGGTTATACTCTATGTTAAATTTCCTCTGTTTGCTCATTTAGTCTGTCACTTCTCACAGAATTACTACCCCATTCTTTTCCGTGGTGTCAATGGAACTGTTGCTCACGAATTCATTGTTGACTTGAGAGGATTTAAGGTATATTATTAACATTTGCCTCGATTTGTCCCCActttttcaatctttctaattgaACTCTGctgcttctttttttccttgtaGAATACTGCTGGGGTAGAGCCTGAGGACGTCGCCAAGCGTCTTATGGACTATGGATTCCATGGACCTACAATGTCATGGCCAGTTCCTGGCACTCTCATGATCGAACCAACAGAAAGTGAAAGCAAGGTACACCTCGACAGAgatttcattttagttttttctcTGCTGTTTTTCTTCAGGTTAAAGTTATATTAATGTTTCTTGCTTTCAGGCTGAGTTAGACCGGTTTTGTGATGCTCTAATTTCCATCAGAGAAGAGATTGCTCAGATTGAGAAAGGAAAAGCCGATCTTCACAACAATGTCCTTAAGGTAAAATCTCAGTTCATCATCTCTCCTCTAAGACTATAAGTTACTCATTTTACATAAGtataaaatggtttttgaaCTCCTTCTGCAGGGAGCTCCTCACCCGCCATCACTTCTCATGGGAGATGCATGGACAAAGCCATATTCCCGGGAATATGCAGCCTTCCCCGCTTCCTGGCTCCGTTCTGCCAAGTTCTGGCCTACTACAGGTATGCAATTTACACCAAAAATAAAGAAACTACAATGGCATGGACGTTGCTAAGTGTTTGCTGTACATTCATTTTGGTATTGTCTGATTGCCTTtattgaagattgaattttgTTAACTATTGTATCAGGACGTGTTGACAATGTGTATGGTGACCGTAACCTTGTCTGCACCCTTCAACCGGAGGCGGTGGAGGAACAAGCAGCAGCCACTGCTTAGTCTCATCGGCTCAGTGATTTGAGCTCAACACAAAGTCTGATCCTGGATGTGTAATGAAATCATcatcaatttcttcttcttactCCCACATTgtatataacttcttcaatacagCCCTTTGTATCTGGTGACATTTTCATTTCCTATTTACAACGATGACGATTATCTTTTCTAATAACATGTGTTGCTAATTGCAACTCATCAGATGTGGTAATTACCATTTCCCTTCATTAGGGATTTTTTTTGCCAGTTGATCATGGAAGTGCACGGACCTTCTTACACCTAAAGTTTGAATctctttttaggttttaggtatCCTCATGTCCAAAacatattttgaaaaaaaatctgtGTATATTATTTAGCCTGTCACTATCAAACGAATGAGTTTTGAGAAGCTGACCTTTAATTTGACAGTATTTATTGTCAATTTGTGACATCTAGATTTTAGGAAGAATAACAAAATCATTGTTCCCTCACTTGAATTTTAAAAAGCACATTGCAAGAGCGTATGATAATCGATTTAATAACATTTGGTATCTACTTTGTTGGATGGCTTATGTTTAAATCACACGAATGCAAATACAATGTATTTGTACTTAGTTTAATACTCAAATGTGGCCCATTGTGACTTATGGTCATTCAATGTCCAGTTATAAAAATACTTTGTAGAAACCCTATCGTTTCATTAACTTTAGAATTAAGTCTACGAGTAACTTTAAAAGAATATCACTTTTTTTCTCGGGAAAATAAAGAACTTTAAATTGTAGATGTTTTTAAttgatgtttatatatatatatatttttttttgtcgaaccTTAATCTAACTTGAATATGGTACATCTGAATCAACAACTAATAAACCTCGATTTCAAAAATCAATTCaaagtacaaaagaaaaaacaaataatgaaTATTAATCAAACAAGGCATTGCAGGCATGCAATCTACTACTTGTTGAAGTTCTTGAGCAACTGATCGAAGGTGTTGGCCGTACATGCAAGCTCAATTGGGCCGTCAATCTTTGCATCGAACACATCCGGCTCCGACTTCTTGACGAGTTGTTGGAGAGTTGGATTCAAGAGATACTTCAAAGGAACTTGATATAGCTTTCGTTCTTATCCAACGTACACATTGATAGAACCTTTGTTGGGGCGCTGGGACTTGCTTCAAGCTGTGTAACTTTTGCTGGAGTACTGGGACTTGCTCAATTTCTTGACGAACGTACTCGTCTTTTCTCGAAGACAGTTTGCAAGATTCATTGTTTCTACTTCTCCTAGACGACTAAACGAAGGGTCTTCTGAAAGTTAGGGTTTAGTGAGAATTGGAAAGATGAGAGACGAGAGCAGGGGTTTTTTGAAAGCTAGGGCTAGTTGGACGCGAAGATTGGAGACAAGAAATTGGAAGGCAAGAACTGAGAG
Above is a window of Malus sylvestris chromosome 15, drMalSylv7.2, whole genome shotgun sequence DNA encoding:
- the LOC126603740 gene encoding glycine dehydrogenase (decarboxylating), mitochondrial isoform X1; its protein translation is MERARRLANRAFVKRLVSEAKQFRQNESSVLGSSTSPVLYAPSRYVSSLSPCSLTRSCPRSDSLLSRNVSHNAGFQTRSISVDALKNSDTFPRRHNSATPEEQTKMAELCGFDALDSLIDATVPKSIRLESMKFQKFDEGLTESQMIEHMKKLASKNKIFKSFIGMGYYNTYVPPVILRNIMENPAWYTQYTPYQAEISQGRLESLLNFQTLITDLTGLPMSNASLLDEGTAAAEAMAMCNNIQKGKKKTFVIANNCHPQTIDICKTRADGFDLKVVTADLKDVDYSSGDVCGVLVQYPGTEGEVLDYGEFIKNAHANGVKVVMASDLLALTVLKPPGEFGADIVVGSAQRFGVPMGYGGPHAAFLATSQEYKRMMPGRIIGVSVDSSGKPALRMAMQTREQHIRRDKATSNICTAQALLANMAAMYAVYHGPEGLKTISQRVHGLAGAFAVGLKKLGTVEVQSLPFFDTVKVKVADAHAISDAANKLGLNLRVVDSSTITVSFDETTTLEDVDKLFKAFALGKPVPFTAASLAPEVQPAIPSGLTRESTFLTHPIFNSYHTEHELLRYIHKLQSKDLSLCHSMIPLGSCTMKLNATTEMMPVTWPSFTDIHPFAPTEQTEGYQEMFRDLGDLLCTITGFDSFSLQPNAGAAGEYAGLMVIRAYHFARGDHHRNVCIIPVSAHGTNPASAAMCGMKIVTIGTDAKGNINIQELKKAAEANKDNLSALMVTYPSTHGVYEEGIDEICKIIHDNGGQVYMDGANMNAQVGLTSPGWIGADVCHLNLHKTFCIPHGGGGPGMGPIGVKKHLAPFLPSHPVVSTGGLPAPDKSQPLGTISAAPWGSALILPISYTYIAMMGSKGLTDASKIAILNANYMAKRLENYYPILFRGVNGTVAHEFIVDLRGFKNTAGVEPEDVAKRLMDYGFHGPTMSWPVPGTLMIEPTESESKAELDRFCDALISIREEIAQIEKGKADLHNNVLKGAPHPPSLLMGDAWTKPYSREYAAFPASWLRSAKFWPTTGRVDNVYGDRNLVCTLQPEAVEEQAAATA
- the LOC126603740 gene encoding glycine dehydrogenase (decarboxylating), mitochondrial isoform X2, encoding MERARRLANRAFVKRLVSEAKQFRQNESSVLGSSTSPVLYAPSRYVSSLSPCSLTRSCPRSDSLLSRNVSHNAGFQTRSISVDALKNSDTFPRRHNSATPEEQTKMAELCGFDALDSLIDATVPKSIRLESMKFQKFDEGLTESQMIEHMKKLASKNKIFKSFIGMGYYNTYVPPVILRNIMENPAWYTQYTPYQAEISQGRLESLLNFQTLITDLTGLPMSNASLLDEGTAAAEAMAMCNNIQKGKKKTFVIANNCHPQTIDICKTRADGFDLKVVTADLKDVDYSSGDVCGVLVQYPGTEGEVLDYGEFIKNAHANGVKVVMASDLLALTVLKPPGEFGADIVVGSAQRFGVPMGYGGPHAAFLATSQEYKRMMPGRIIGVSVDSSGKPALRMAMQTREQHIRRDKATSNICTAQALLANMAAMYAVYHGPEGLKTISQRVHGLAGAFAVGLKKLGTVEVQSLPFFDTVKVKVADAHAISDAANKLGLNLRVVDSSTITVSFDETTTLEDVDKLFKAFALGKPVPFTAASLAPEVQPAIPSGLTRESTFLTHPIFNSYHTEHELLRYIHKLQSKDLSLCHSMIPLGSCTMKLNATTEMMPVTWPSFTDIHPFAPTEQTEGYQEMFRDLGDLLCTITGFDSFSLQPNAGAAGEYAGLMVIRAYHFARGDHHRNVCIIPVSAHGTNPASAAMCGMKIVTIGTDAKGNINIQELKKAAEANKDNLSALMVTYPSTHGVYEEGIDEICKIIHDNGGQVYMDGANMNAQVGLTSPGWIGADVCHLNLHKTFCIPHGGGGPGMGPIGVKKHLAPFLPSHPVVSTGGLPAPDKSQPLGTISAAPWGSALILPISYTYIAMMGSKGLTDASKIAILNANYMAKRLENYYPILFRGVNGTVAHEFIVDLRGFKNTAGVEPEDVAKRLMDYGFHGPTMSWPVPGTLMIEPTESESKAELDRFCDALISIREEIAQIEKGKADLHNNVLKGAPHPPSLLMGDAWTKPYSREYAAFPASWLRSAKFWPTTGRVDNVYGDRNLICTLQPEAVEEQAAATA